A genomic stretch from Thauera sp. GDN1 includes:
- a CDS encoding c-type cytochrome: MSAAIGSLCLSAPAFAQVDAEEVFKDNDCHKCHHATKAKKGPSLEKIAARFKTENLGTDEAIKHMTSGGKVKLTDGTEEDHKIIDSKDPAVLNAVAKWMLDR, translated from the coding sequence GTGTCCGCCGCCATCGGCAGCCTGTGTCTCTCCGCGCCCGCCTTCGCCCAGGTGGATGCAGAAGAGGTCTTCAAGGACAACGATTGCCATAAATGCCACCACGCCACAAAAGCGAAAAAGGGCCCTTCGCTCGAGAAGATCGCAGCGCGCTTCAAGACCGAGAACCTCGGCACCGACGAAGCCATCAAGCACATGACGAGCGGCGGCAAGGTCAAGCTGACGGATGGCACCGAGGAGGACCACAAGATCATCGACTCCAAGGACCCCGCGGTCCTGAACGCCGTCGCCAAGTGGATGCTGGATCGCTGA
- a CDS encoding class I SAM-dependent methyltransferase, translated as MPDQLALGLRDVAALGQIFTPEPVVRAMLALRRKHGRVLEPSCGDGAFLRHLLGAVGLELDPDHCPPGAQAIDFFAYPEREQFDTIIGNPPYVRFQDIPEPTRALIARGHYGACLDKRANLYLFFIDKCLRHLKPGGELIFITPRDFLKATSAVKLNRLLFEAGSITDAIELGDARVFPDAVPNCLIWRFEKGRSERSLRYCEIGVGDALDAALAAPVWVERHFVEAGGHLMFARGDYPLRLSDVAFVKVGAVSGADELYADAAHGSRDFVCSSTVSTGHTRRMIWSEPGEQPPAVLLPHKVRLLQRKVTKFDESNWWMWGRMHYRSTQPRVYVNGRTRVARPFFVHPCTDYDGAVMAVFPRRADVDLEAFRDALNDVDWADLGFVCDGRFLFTQRSLENAPLPAAFERFLPAG; from the coding sequence ATGCCTGATCAGCTCGCCCTCGGCCTGCGCGATGTCGCCGCCCTCGGCCAGATCTTCACCCCCGAGCCGGTGGTGCGCGCGATGCTCGCGCTGCGCCGCAAGCACGGTCGCGTGCTCGAGCCGTCCTGCGGCGACGGCGCCTTCCTGCGCCATCTGCTGGGCGCGGTCGGGCTCGAACTCGATCCCGACCACTGCCCGCCCGGTGCGCAGGCGATCGACTTCTTCGCCTATCCCGAGCGCGAGCAGTTCGACACCATCATCGGCAATCCGCCCTACGTGCGCTTCCAGGACATCCCGGAACCGACCCGGGCGCTGATCGCGCGCGGCCACTACGGCGCCTGCCTGGACAAGCGCGCCAACCTCTACCTGTTCTTCATCGACAAGTGCCTGCGCCACCTGAAGCCCGGCGGCGAGCTGATCTTCATCACGCCGCGCGACTTCCTCAAGGCGACCTCGGCGGTGAAGCTCAACCGCCTGCTGTTCGAGGCGGGCTCGATCACCGATGCGATCGAACTGGGCGACGCGCGCGTGTTCCCCGATGCGGTGCCGAACTGCCTGATCTGGCGCTTCGAGAAGGGCCGCAGCGAGCGCAGCCTGCGCTACTGCGAGATCGGCGTCGGCGACGCGCTCGACGCCGCGCTCGCCGCGCCGGTGTGGGTGGAGCGCCACTTCGTCGAAGCCGGCGGCCACCTGATGTTCGCCCGCGGCGACTATCCGCTGCGCCTGTCCGATGTGGCCTTCGTCAAGGTCGGTGCGGTGTCGGGCGCGGACGAGCTGTACGCCGACGCGGCACACGGCAGCCGCGACTTCGTGTGCTCGTCCACGGTCAGCACCGGGCACACCCGGCGCATGATCTGGAGCGAGCCGGGCGAGCAGCCGCCGGCGGTGCTGCTGCCGCACAAGGTGCGCCTGCTGCAGCGCAAGGTGACGAAGTTCGACGAGTCGAACTGGTGGATGTGGGGACGGATGCACTACCGCAGCACGCAGCCGCGGGTGTACGTGAATGGCAGGACGCGGGTGGCCAGGCCCTTCTTCGTGCATCCGTGCACCGACTACGACGGCGCGGTGATGGCGGTGTTTCCGCGCCGCGCGGATGTCGACCTCGAGGCCTTCCGCGACGCGCTGAACGACGTCGACTGGGCGGACCTCGGTTTCGTGTGCGACGGGCGCTTCCTGTTCACCCAGCGCAGCCTGGAGAACGCGCCGCTGCCGGCGGCGTTCGAGCGCTTCCTGCCCGCAGGTTGA
- the cysK gene encoding cysteine synthase A translates to MSHWYPDNAESIGHTPLVRLNRVLDGAPATVLAKIEGRNPGYSVKCRIGAAMVKDAIAHGRLGPGQEVVEPTSGNTGIALAFVCAARGTPLTLTMPETMSIERRKLLVAYGARLVLTEGAKGMNGAIAKAKEIVDSDPGRYVLLQQFENPANPAIHETTTGPEIWNDTDGAIDILVSGVGTGGTITGVSRYIKRVRGKDIQSIAVEPAASPVLTQHLAGQPLTPGPHKIQGIGAGFVPKVLDLALIDGVEQVSNEDAVLYARRLALEEGILSGISCGAATAVAVRLAQRPENAGKTIVVILPDSGERYLSSILFEGLFDEKGIAI, encoded by the coding sequence ATGTCCCACTGGTACCCCGACAACGCCGAATCCATCGGCCACACCCCGCTCGTCCGCCTCAACCGCGTGCTCGACGGCGCGCCGGCCACCGTGCTCGCCAAGATCGAGGGCCGCAATCCGGGTTACTCGGTCAAGTGCCGCATCGGCGCGGCGATGGTGAAGGACGCGATCGCCCACGGCCGCCTCGGCCCAGGGCAGGAGGTGGTCGAGCCCACCAGCGGCAACACCGGCATCGCGCTCGCCTTCGTGTGCGCCGCGCGCGGCACCCCGCTGACCCTGACCATGCCCGAGACCATGAGCATCGAGCGCCGCAAGCTGCTGGTCGCCTACGGCGCCAGGCTGGTGCTCACCGAGGGCGCCAAGGGCATGAACGGCGCGATCGCCAAGGCGAAGGAAATCGTCGACAGCGACCCGGGCCGCTACGTGCTGCTGCAGCAGTTCGAGAACCCGGCCAACCCGGCGATCCACGAGACCACCACCGGCCCGGAGATCTGGAACGACACCGACGGCGCGATCGACATCCTGGTCTCGGGCGTCGGCACCGGCGGCACCATCACCGGCGTGTCGCGCTACATCAAGCGCGTGCGCGGCAAGGACATCCAGTCGATCGCGGTCGAACCCGCGGCCAGCCCGGTCCTGACCCAGCACCTCGCCGGCCAGCCGCTCACCCCCGGGCCGCACAAGATCCAGGGCATCGGCGCCGGCTTCGTCCCCAAGGTGCTCGACCTGGCGCTGATCGACGGCGTCGAGCAGGTCAGCAACGAGGACGCCGTCCTCTACGCCCGCCGCCTCGCGCTCGAGGAAGGCATCCTCTCCGGCATCTCCTGCGGCGCTGCCACGGCGGTTGCGGTGCGTCTGGCACAACGGCCCGAGAACGCCGGCAAGACCATCGTGGTGATCCTGCCGGACTCGGGCGAGCGTTACCTGAGCTCGATCCTGTTCGAGGGGCTGTTCGACGAGAAGGGCATCGCGATCTGA
- a CDS encoding cytochrome b/b6 domain-containing protein, which yields MACLFFGALGGEALAADTGSLDNASCLGCHEKSKPPIELADADGEARTLRPVDPHRFDAGVHAGLQCLACHTEITDSQARHQKKAGAERPTCIGCHETLWKDAQASGAAAQKPRLGVVVQNIEAYRTSFHARPSEDEPGRPMAACEDCHTSHDFNVPADVSQRRSDWHATVPETCGGACHEDQLESYAESAHGKKVLDEGDTKGAVCTDCHSAHSVLNTSSEKFKLAAVNTCGGCHDDKLASYADTYHGQVNRLGYAHTAKCADCHGSHRILGVDHPKSMIHPNNRMKTCMQCHSDKKPGMRDATAGFASFAPHATTNDFDKYPQMYVASKFMVGLLIFVFAFFWAHSGLWYYREWKDRKQGKTIPHVDLAALGIDPSKHFRRFNWGWRLAHLLFALATMTLVLTGSTALFAESPWAPKVADLVGGPKVLAVVHRVAAAVFIAIFLVHFVHVMQKLLRDRSFRWFGPDSLLPNWKDFADCWGMFRWFFGKGPRPEFERWAYYEKFDYWAVFWGVNVIGWSGLMLAFPHVTATYLPGWVFNVGTLVHGEEAFLAAVFLFTVHFFNNHFRPDKLPPPDVVMFTGTQSLDEFRHDHPAHFKRMVATGEIQKYLIDQPSRPFHIGSVVLGLVLIGIGLGLLLLVGVGFFTG from the coding sequence TTGGCCTGCCTTTTTTTCGGTGCGCTTGGCGGGGAGGCGCTTGCTGCAGACACCGGCTCGCTCGACAACGCGAGTTGTCTCGGGTGTCACGAAAAGTCCAAGCCGCCGATCGAACTCGCCGACGCGGATGGCGAGGCGCGGACGCTGCGCCCCGTCGACCCGCATCGCTTTGACGCGGGCGTACATGCCGGGCTGCAGTGCCTTGCCTGCCACACGGAGATCACCGACAGCCAGGCCAGGCACCAGAAGAAAGCGGGCGCCGAACGGCCGACCTGCATCGGCTGCCACGAAACGCTGTGGAAGGACGCGCAAGCCAGCGGGGCGGCGGCACAGAAGCCCCGTCTCGGCGTCGTTGTCCAGAACATCGAAGCCTACAGGACCTCGTTCCATGCCCGCCCCAGCGAGGACGAGCCGGGACGGCCGATGGCGGCCTGCGAGGACTGCCACACCAGTCACGACTTCAACGTGCCGGCCGACGTGTCGCAGCGGCGCAGCGACTGGCATGCGACGGTTCCGGAGACCTGCGGCGGCGCCTGCCACGAGGACCAGCTCGAGTCCTACGCCGAATCCGCACATGGCAAAAAGGTCCTCGACGAGGGCGACACGAAAGGCGCCGTCTGCACCGACTGTCACAGCGCGCATTCGGTCCTGAACACGTCATCGGAAAAGTTCAAGCTCGCTGCCGTCAACACCTGCGGCGGCTGCCACGACGACAAGCTCGCGAGCTACGCGGACACCTATCACGGCCAGGTCAATCGCCTCGGCTACGCCCACACGGCAAAGTGCGCCGACTGCCACGGCAGCCACCGCATCCTCGGCGTGGACCACCCCAAGTCGATGATTCATCCGAACAACCGGATGAAGACCTGCATGCAGTGCCACAGCGACAAGAAGCCCGGCATGCGCGACGCTACGGCCGGCTTTGCGTCCTTCGCCCCGCACGCCACCACGAACGACTTCGACAAGTACCCGCAAATGTACGTCGCGTCGAAATTCATGGTCGGCCTGCTGATCTTCGTGTTCGCCTTCTTCTGGGCCCATTCCGGGCTGTGGTACTACCGCGAGTGGAAGGACCGCAAGCAAGGCAAGACCATCCCCCATGTCGACCTCGCCGCCCTGGGCATCGACCCGAGCAAGCACTTCCGCCGCTTCAACTGGGGCTGGCGCCTCGCGCACCTGCTGTTCGCGCTCGCCACCATGACCCTCGTCCTCACCGGCTCGACCGCGCTGTTCGCCGAGAGCCCATGGGCGCCGAAGGTGGCGGACCTGGTGGGCGGACCGAAGGTGCTGGCCGTGGTGCACCGCGTTGCCGCGGCGGTCTTCATCGCCATCTTCCTGGTGCACTTCGTCCATGTGATGCAGAAGCTGCTCCGTGACCGCAGCTTCCGCTGGTTCGGCCCGGATTCGCTGCTGCCCAACTGGAAGGACTTCGCCGACTGCTGGGGCATGTTCAGGTGGTTCTTCGGCAAGGGGCCGCGCCCCGAGTTCGAGCGCTGGGCCTACTACGAGAAGTTCGACTACTGGGCGGTGTTCTGGGGCGTGAATGTGATCGGCTGGAGCGGCCTGATGCTGGCCTTCCCGCACGTCACGGCGACCTACCTGCCAGGCTGGGTGTTCAACGTGGGGACGCTGGTGCACGGCGAAGAAGCCTTCCTCGCCGCCGTCTTCCTCTTCACGGTGCACTTCTTCAACAACCACTTCAGGCCCGACAAGCTGCCGCCGCCGGACGTGGTGATGTTCACCGGCACGCAGTCGCTGGACGAGTTCCGCCACGATCACCCTGCCCACTTCAAGCGCATGGTGGCCACTGGCGAGATTCAGAAGTATCTGATCGACCAGCCGTCGCGCCCCTTCCACATCGGCTCGGTGGTACTCGGCCTGGTCCTGATCGGTATCGGGCTCGGACTGCTGTTGCTGGTCGGAGTCGGGTTCTTCACCGGCTGA
- a CDS encoding AMP-binding protein has protein sequence MPVPVTHAPPLHASPPDADALLRLVDEVVRELQPGTTRHASLDSALDRELGLDSLSRVELLARIERRFALRLPTEVLAAAETPRDLLRALAQAPRAPAPPSGAAGGAADAHTADTDAGAAQTGASEPTPARAAPRFPESATTLVEVLEWHVARHPGRTHVRFLVDDEHAETLSYGQLHEAAMRLAGALVALGVRPGDCVALMLPSGLDFFRCFFAILFAGAVPVPMYPPARPNQIEEHLRRQAGILRNCEARLLITFDRVRPLARMLAGLVPTLTHVGTPAALGAAIETARARPLPPQPLRSAALGLIQYTSGSTGDPKGVALSHANLLANIRAWGRAAAVVPQDVCVSWLPLYHDMGLIGTWLGSLYHGCTLVLMSPLDFLARPERWLWAIHHYRGTVTAAPNFAFELCVKRLADTALDGLDLSSWRLAANGAEPVNPDTLARFAAAFARYGLDAHSLMPVYGLAECAVGLCVPPPGRGVVVDRVRRASVRLGARVEPATADEADTLRLVSCGPVLPGHALRVVDGEGHPLPERCVGEVEFRGPSATAGYYRNPAATAALIRDGWLATGDHGYLAEGELYLTGRAKEMIIRAGRNLYPYDLEQAVGELPGVRKGCVAVFGTHAPGEADERLVVVAETRVRDAQTRAALEARITAAAMDELGLAPDVVVLAPPHAVLKTSSGKIRRAAIRDAYIAGTLGAPSRATWLQVLRLQLASVGGRARRAALAVPHQLQAAWAWAAFMALAPLATLAILALPRLAQRWAVCHRLARLHARLCGCPLRVEGADRLPATGCVLVANHASYIDGLVLAAALPQPVRFVAKAELRDSRLLRPLFERMGAHFVRRFDAGHGVEDADTLAAGAGTGAPLLFFAEGTFSARPGLQAFRLGAFQAAARQRLAVVPVALAGTRAVLPDGSWRPRPGPLAVTICAPQYPAGEDWHDLLALRDTVRADILAHCGEGDATRD, from the coding sequence ATGCCTGTACCTGTGACGCATGCACCTCCTCTCCACGCTTCCCCGCCCGACGCCGACGCGCTGTTGCGCCTGGTCGACGAGGTCGTCCGCGAGCTGCAGCCCGGCACCACGCGCCACGCCAGCCTCGACAGCGCGCTGGACCGCGAACTCGGCCTCGACAGCCTGAGCCGCGTCGAGCTGCTCGCCCGCATCGAGCGTCGCTTCGCCCTGCGCCTGCCCACCGAGGTGCTCGCCGCCGCCGAGACGCCGCGCGACCTGCTGCGCGCGCTGGCTCAAGCCCCCCGCGCGCCCGCGCCACCGTCCGGCGCGGCAGGCGGTGCCGCCGATGCGCACACCGCCGACACCGATGCCGGCGCAGCGCAGACCGGCGCGTCCGAGCCGACGCCGGCCCGCGCCGCGCCCCGGTTCCCGGAATCCGCCACGACCCTGGTCGAGGTCCTCGAATGGCATGTCGCCCGCCACCCCGGGCGCACCCACGTCCGCTTCCTGGTCGATGACGAGCACGCGGAGACACTCAGCTACGGACAGCTGCACGAGGCCGCCATGCGCCTCGCCGGCGCACTCGTCGCGCTGGGCGTGCGCCCGGGCGACTGCGTGGCGCTGATGCTGCCCTCGGGGCTGGACTTCTTCCGCTGCTTCTTCGCCATCCTGTTCGCCGGCGCGGTGCCGGTGCCGATGTATCCGCCGGCACGCCCCAACCAGATCGAGGAGCACCTGCGCCGCCAGGCCGGCATCCTGCGCAACTGCGAGGCGCGGCTGCTGATCACCTTCGACCGCGTACGCCCGCTCGCACGCATGCTCGCCGGACTGGTGCCCACGCTCACCCATGTCGGCACCCCGGCCGCACTCGGGGCTGCGATCGAGACCGCCCGCGCCCGTCCGCTGCCGCCGCAGCCGCTGCGCAGCGCGGCGCTCGGTCTGATCCAGTACACCTCCGGCTCCACCGGCGACCCCAAGGGCGTCGCCCTCAGCCACGCCAACCTGCTCGCCAACATCCGCGCCTGGGGCCGCGCCGCCGCGGTCGTGCCGCAGGATGTGTGCGTGAGCTGGCTGCCGCTGTACCACGACATGGGCCTGATCGGCACCTGGCTCGGCAGCCTGTACCACGGCTGCACCCTGGTGCTGATGTCGCCGCTCGACTTCCTCGCCCGCCCCGAGCGCTGGCTGTGGGCGATCCACCACTACCGCGGTACGGTCACCGCGGCGCCCAACTTCGCCTTCGAGCTGTGCGTCAAGCGCCTGGCCGACACCGCGCTCGACGGCCTCGACCTGTCCTCCTGGCGGCTGGCCGCCAATGGCGCCGAACCGGTCAACCCCGACACCCTGGCGCGCTTCGCCGCCGCCTTCGCCCGCTACGGCCTCGATGCGCACAGCCTGATGCCGGTCTATGGCCTGGCCGAATGCGCGGTGGGGCTGTGCGTGCCCCCGCCCGGCCGCGGCGTGGTGGTCGATCGCGTGCGGCGGGCCAGCGTGCGCCTGGGCGCGCGGGTCGAGCCCGCGACGGCGGACGAGGCCGACACACTGCGCCTGGTGTCCTGCGGTCCGGTCCTGCCCGGCCACGCACTGCGCGTCGTCGACGGCGAGGGCCATCCGCTGCCCGAGCGCTGCGTCGGCGAGGTCGAGTTCCGCGGCCCCTCGGCCACCGCCGGCTACTACCGCAACCCTGCGGCCACCGCCGCGCTGATCCGCGACGGCTGGCTCGCCACCGGCGACCACGGCTACCTGGCCGAGGGCGAGCTCTACCTCACCGGGCGGGCGAAGGAGATGATCATCCGCGCCGGCCGCAACCTCTATCCCTACGACCTCGAGCAGGCGGTGGGCGAGCTGCCCGGCGTGCGCAAGGGCTGCGTGGCGGTGTTCGGCACCCACGCGCCGGGCGAAGCCGACGAGCGCCTGGTCGTGGTGGCGGAGACGCGGGTGCGCGATGCGCAGACGCGGGCGGCGCTCGAGGCGCGCATCACCGCCGCGGCGATGGACGAACTCGGCCTCGCCCCCGACGTGGTCGTGCTCGCCCCGCCGCATGCGGTGCTCAAGACCTCCAGCGGCAAGATCCGCCGCGCCGCCATCCGCGACGCCTACATCGCCGGCACCCTCGGCGCCCCCAGCCGCGCCACCTGGCTGCAGGTGCTGCGCCTGCAACTGGCGAGTGTCGGCGGACGTGCCCGCCGCGCGGCGCTGGCGGTGCCGCACCAGCTCCAGGCGGCGTGGGCGTGGGCCGCATTCATGGCACTCGCGCCGCTCGCGACCCTGGCCATCCTCGCGCTGCCACGGCTCGCGCAGCGCTGGGCGGTCTGCCACCGCCTCGCGCGCCTGCATGCGCGCCTGTGCGGCTGCCCGCTGCGGGTCGAGGGCGCCGACCGCCTGCCGGCCACCGGCTGCGTGCTGGTGGCCAACCACGCCAGCTACATCGACGGCCTCGTGCTCGCCGCCGCGCTGCCGCAACCGGTGCGCTTCGTAGCCAAGGCCGAGCTGCGCGACAGCCGCCTGCTGCGCCCGCTGTTCGAGCGCATGGGCGCGCATTTCGTGCGCCGCTTCGACGCCGGCCATGGGGTGGAGGACGCCGACACGCTCGCCGCCGGCGCCGGCACCGGTGCACCACTGCTGTTCTTCGCCGAGGGCACCTTCAGCGCCCGCCCCGGCCTGCAGGCCTTCCGTCTCGGCGCCTTCCAGGCCGCCGCGCGCCAGCGCCTGGCGGTGGTGCCGGTCGCGCTCGCCGGCACCCGCGCGGTGCTGCCCGACGGCAGCTGGCGGCCGCGGCCCGGGCCGCTCGCGGTCACGATCTGCGCGCCGCAGTACCCCGCCGGCGAGGACTGGCACGACCTGCTCGCCCTGCGCGACACGGTGCGCGCCGACATCCTCGCGCACTGCGGCGAGGGCGATGCGACACGGGACTGA
- a CDS encoding ethylbenzene dehydrogenase-related protein: protein MKKTAVFLGVSVIVAGCASMATGPQAIDWNKIPATKVALFYPGQSSYQWLRSEAHAGAAKETARGDACTSCHDDPKEEQRQGAKILRGDHPLEPHAAVLKGKNGHIDMTVQAAYDDKNAYLRFQYKTNNPNHPGNDYPGYRFDGKEWKAYGGMRLNKNVLAGKTGVVYENRVNIMLDDGKVPGFAQQGCWLTCHTGERDMPKEPTKAEVEANALMQAIKKSDVRKFIPGTRTNPMDWSTGKSLEEIAKMKANGEFLELMQWRSHRSDKVGGADDGFVLEYRNFDAGKNHFSSNMDGKTKLPKFMFDPAKFGGKAFAASDYGSKKELILIQGVNAVPFDPNAGWKEGDILPQYVLSAADATGSAADNKAISEWKDGVQTVVFIRPLGLTNADDKALEPGGVYNVGFAIHDDNMTGRGHHVSYTKTLGIGTKADITAVKLN from the coding sequence ATGAAAAAGACAGCAGTGTTTCTGGGCGTTTCCGTGATCGTCGCCGGCTGTGCCTCCATGGCGACCGGCCCGCAAGCGATCGACTGGAACAAGATTCCCGCGACCAAGGTCGCGCTGTTCTATCCCGGCCAGTCTTCCTACCAGTGGTTGCGCAGCGAGGCCCATGCGGGTGCCGCCAAGGAGACCGCGCGCGGCGATGCCTGCACCTCCTGCCACGACGATCCCAAGGAAGAGCAGCGCCAGGGCGCCAAGATCCTGCGTGGCGATCATCCGCTCGAACCGCATGCCGCAGTCCTGAAGGGCAAGAACGGCCACATCGACATGACGGTGCAGGCGGCCTACGACGACAAGAACGCCTACCTGCGCTTCCAGTACAAGACGAATAACCCGAACCACCCGGGCAACGACTATCCGGGCTACCGCTTCGACGGCAAGGAATGGAAAGCCTACGGCGGCATGCGCCTCAACAAGAACGTGCTGGCCGGCAAGACCGGGGTCGTCTATGAGAACCGCGTGAACATCATGCTCGACGATGGCAAGGTGCCCGGTTTCGCCCAGCAAGGCTGCTGGCTGACCTGCCACACCGGCGAGCGCGACATGCCGAAGGAGCCGACGAAGGCGGAGGTCGAGGCGAACGCCCTGATGCAGGCGATCAAGAAGTCCGACGTGCGCAAGTTCATTCCAGGCACCCGCACCAATCCGATGGACTGGTCGACGGGCAAGTCGCTCGAAGAGATAGCGAAAATGAAGGCCAATGGCGAGTTCCTCGAACTGATGCAGTGGCGTTCCCATCGCAGCGACAAGGTCGGCGGCGCGGATGATGGCTTCGTGCTCGAGTACCGCAACTTCGATGCCGGCAAGAACCACTTCAGCTCGAACATGGACGGCAAGACCAAGCTGCCGAAGTTCATGTTCGATCCGGCCAAGTTCGGTGGCAAGGCGTTCGCCGCGAGCGACTACGGTAGCAAGAAGGAGCTGATCCTGATCCAGGGCGTCAATGCCGTGCCCTTCGATCCGAACGCAGGCTGGAAGGAAGGCGACATCCTGCCGCAGTACGTCCTGAGCGCCGCGGATGCGACGGGCTCGGCCGCCGACAACAAGGCCATTTCCGAATGGAAGGATGGCGTGCAGACGGTGGTGTTCATCCGTCCGCTCGGCCTGACCAACGCCGACGACAAGGCCCTCGAGCCGGGCGGCGTCTACAACGTCGGTTTTGCCATCCACGACGACAACATGACCGGACGCGGCCATCACGTGTCTTACACCAAGACGCTGGGCATCGGCACCAAGGCCGACATCACGGCCGTCAAGCTGAACTGA
- a CDS encoding DUF488 family protein, which yields MSLRVRRVYDPPAADDGCRVLVDRLWPRGLAREAAGIDHWLRELAPSNELRQWFAHDPERWDGFRQRYADELQSPAAAAALAELRGLIAAHAVVTLLYGARDTAHNNAEALRILLAAQDEEG from the coding sequence ATGAGCCTGCGCGTGCGCCGCGTCTACGACCCGCCCGCAGCCGACGACGGCTGCCGGGTTCTGGTCGACCGCCTGTGGCCGCGCGGCCTCGCGCGCGAGGCCGCGGGCATCGACCACTGGCTGCGCGAGCTCGCCCCGTCGAACGAACTGCGCCAGTGGTTCGCCCACGACCCCGAACGCTGGGACGGATTCCGCCAGCGCTACGCGGACGAGCTGCAGTCCCCTGCAGCCGCCGCAGCACTCGCCGAACTGCGCGGCCTGATCGCCGCGCATGCGGTCGTCACCCTGCTCTACGGCGCGCGCGACACCGCGCACAACAACGCCGAGGCGCTTCGCATTTTGCTGGCCGCGCAAGACGAAGAGGGCTGA
- a CDS encoding sigma-54 dependent transcriptional regulator, with protein sequence MPPKILIVDDDRHTRVFLERLLAKTAELSLAVDAREARQRFAATDFNLVLMDQRLPDANGIDLLRELRRQRPRLVAILMTGFADVRDAVAAVREGVFDYQTKPFEDIDALEAVIGKALELDEAYRDIDTLRAQLNTGTHLPVIVGQSPAMAHAQAQLQRVAGLDITVLLEGESGTGKDLAAKLIHGLSARSQQPYLEVNCGGLPETLLESLLFGFEKGAFTGAGQATAGYFEKAHGGTLFLDEIADMSPKLQSSLLRVLQDNSYTRIGSAQTRKADFRLVCATNRPLQAEVRSGRFREDLYYRIAVVTIVMPPLRERTGDILTLAMHFLEAFNAKFGRHCGPFTPAAVEALEHHPWEGNVRQLQHCIERTVALHGDGPIDDIHLFPEGFDAPRAGLELGPGPAESSQAALGYQDARASFERDYMVRLLEAAHGNVSEAARLSGIPRQNLYVRMKRWGIVTER encoded by the coding sequence ATGCCCCCCAAGATACTTATCGTCGATGACGACCGGCACACCCGGGTCTTTCTCGAACGGCTCCTCGCCAAGACCGCCGAATTGAGTCTCGCCGTCGACGCGCGCGAGGCCCGACAGCGATTCGCAGCGACGGATTTCAACCTGGTGCTGATGGATCAGCGCCTGCCCGACGCCAACGGCATCGACCTGCTGCGCGAGCTGCGCCGGCAGCGCCCGCGCCTGGTCGCGATCCTGATGACCGGCTTTGCCGACGTACGCGACGCGGTCGCCGCGGTCCGCGAGGGCGTCTTCGACTATCAGACCAAGCCCTTCGAGGACATAGACGCCCTCGAGGCGGTCATCGGCAAGGCACTGGAGCTCGATGAGGCCTACAGGGACATCGACACCTTGCGTGCGCAGCTCAACACCGGAACTCACCTGCCGGTCATCGTCGGCCAGTCACCGGCGATGGCGCATGCGCAAGCTCAGCTGCAGCGCGTCGCCGGCCTCGACATCACGGTGCTGCTCGAAGGCGAGAGCGGCACCGGCAAGGACCTCGCGGCGAAATTGATCCACGGCCTCAGCGCGCGTTCGCAACAGCCCTACCTCGAGGTCAACTGCGGCGGCCTGCCCGAAACCCTCCTCGAGAGCCTGCTGTTCGGCTTCGAGAAAGGCGCCTTCACCGGCGCCGGGCAGGCCACCGCCGGCTACTTTGAAAAGGCGCACGGCGGCACGCTCTTCCTCGACGAAATCGCCGACATGAGCCCCAAGCTGCAGAGCAGCCTGCTGCGCGTGCTGCAGGACAACTCCTACACGCGGATCGGCAGTGCTCAGACGCGAAAGGCGGACTTTCGCCTGGTCTGCGCCACGAACCGCCCGCTGCAGGCAGAGGTCAGGTCGGGCCGCTTCCGCGAGGACCTGTACTACCGCATCGCAGTGGTGACCATCGTGATGCCGCCCCTGCGCGAACGTACCGGGGACATCCTGACGCTAGCGATGCACTTTCTCGAGGCCTTCAACGCCAAGTTCGGCCGCCACTGCGGGCCCTTTACCCCGGCGGCAGTCGAGGCGCTCGAACACCACCCGTGGGAAGGCAACGTCCGCCAGTTGCAGCATTGCATCGAGCGTACCGTCGCACTGCATGGCGATGGCCCGATCGACGACATTCATCTCTTTCCGGAAGGTTTCGACGCCCCGAGGGCCGGCCTCGAGCTCGGCCCCGGGCCGGCGGAGTCCTCCCAGGCTGCGCTGGGCTATCAGGACGCACGGGCGTCGTTCGAGCGCGACTACATGGTCCGCCTGCTCGAAGCGGCACACGGCAACGTTTCGGAAGCGGCCCGCCTGTCCGGCATCCCACGACAGAATCTCTACGTACGCATGAAGCGCTGGGGGATTGTCACCGAACGGTGA